In Rhodococcus sp. OK302, one genomic interval encodes:
- a CDS encoding YdeI/OmpD-associated family protein, translating to MSVSFWARRINDRFKVAPPACAHPPTWKFDYPIIHAQTRTQWRSWLTHNTISRPRCPYPESVEEAICFGWIDSTNTILDEEPSDLKAALGRDPRARSNWDGFPTQGRKLMLWWIISAARDVTRADQRAHG from the coding sequence GTGTCCGTTTCGTTCTGGGCTCGGAGGATAAATGACCGCTTCAAAGTCGCGCCACCGGCCTGTGCCCACCCGCCAACGTGGAAGTTCGACTACCCGATCATCCACGCCCAGACTCGGACACAGTGGCGCAGTTGGCTGACGCACAACACCATTAGCCGACCACGGTGTCCGTACCCCGAGTCGGTCGAGGAAGCTATCTGCTTTGGTTGGATCGACTCCACCAACACCATCCTCGACGAAGAGCCATCTGACTTGAAGGCGGCGCTGGGCCGAGACCCGCGAGCTCGAAGCAACTGGGACGGTTTTCCGACCCAGGGCCGAAAACTGATGCTGTGGTGGATCATCAGTGCAGCTCGAGATGTAACACGGGCAGATCAACGTGCCCACGGCTGA
- a CDS encoding endoglycoceramidase I, translated as MRRLLSLGLAAAVICGIVAATPVGAQELPIAPAGKLHTEGSALVDEFGRTVLLHGVNNVDKEAPYLKAGDGLTVTPEDAELLTQHGFNTVRLGVSFDAIMPERGKVDDAYLGRVAATVDMLGAHGIHVLLDNHQDGLSSPWAGNGFPAWSIVARPSPNEPNPGFPLYYLMPSANRGWDEVWNNTYGVLDYLGDALAALATKLQGKPAVQGIELLNEPWPGTPFLGCFPSGCPDFDRKYQAAMQKLTDAVRVADPTVPVYWEPNVTWNQLMPSNLANPPKTPAIADDNIVFAPHDYCIPSQLAIYLGLPKELKALCSVTQGNTWGNIDAFTQRANLPTVVTEFGDGDPSVLGNTLNQADERFIGWQYWHYSSIFGPKGGTDPFLKAIGDELVRTYPQATAGTPEGMNFDTANGDFIYKYSPKVSAKPTEIYVSDRHYPEGYVAEVTGGAITSEPGARMVTVEADGTDPVIVKINRPGSDGAKLPTSSIGTGSLGPISSSGSSGSAEGFLSPLGTLSSSGSAGS; from the coding sequence ATGCGTAGGTTGCTTTCGCTAGGACTCGCCGCCGCGGTGATCTGCGGCATCGTCGCCGCCACTCCGGTTGGCGCCCAGGAACTCCCGATCGCCCCAGCCGGAAAACTTCACACCGAAGGTTCCGCGCTGGTCGACGAGTTCGGTCGCACCGTTCTCCTACACGGCGTCAACAACGTCGACAAGGAGGCGCCATACCTCAAGGCCGGCGATGGCCTCACCGTCACGCCGGAGGATGCCGAACTGCTCACCCAACACGGGTTCAACACCGTCCGGCTCGGGGTCTCGTTCGACGCGATAATGCCCGAGCGGGGAAAGGTCGACGACGCCTACCTCGGCCGCGTGGCCGCCACTGTTGACATGCTCGGCGCCCATGGCATCCACGTCCTGCTCGACAACCACCAGGACGGACTCTCGTCGCCCTGGGCGGGCAACGGCTTCCCCGCTTGGTCGATCGTGGCCCGGCCCTCGCCAAACGAGCCGAATCCAGGCTTCCCGCTGTACTACCTGATGCCAAGCGCAAATAGGGGCTGGGACGAAGTCTGGAACAACACGTACGGCGTCCTCGACTACCTCGGCGATGCGCTTGCCGCCCTCGCCACGAAGCTGCAGGGCAAGCCCGCCGTGCAGGGCATCGAGCTGCTGAACGAGCCGTGGCCGGGTACTCCCTTCCTCGGCTGCTTCCCAAGTGGCTGCCCGGATTTCGACCGGAAATACCAGGCCGCGATGCAGAAGCTCACCGATGCCGTCCGCGTCGCCGACCCGACGGTCCCGGTGTACTGGGAGCCGAACGTCACCTGGAACCAGTTGATGCCGTCGAATCTGGCCAATCCGCCGAAGACGCCGGCGATTGCCGACGACAACATCGTCTTCGCGCCGCACGACTACTGCATCCCCAGCCAGCTCGCGATCTACCTGGGGCTGCCGAAGGAACTGAAAGCCTTGTGCTCCGTGACGCAGGGCAACACCTGGGGCAACATCGACGCGTTCACCCAGCGCGCCAACCTTCCGACCGTCGTGACCGAGTTCGGTGACGGTGACCCGAGCGTTCTGGGCAATACTCTGAATCAAGCAGACGAACGCTTCATCGGCTGGCAGTACTGGCATTACAGCAGCATCTTCGGACCCAAGGGAGGCACCGACCCCTTCCTCAAAGCGATCGGCGACGAATTGGTGCGCACCTACCCGCAGGCCACCGCCGGCACGCCCGAGGGGATGAACTTCGACACCGCCAACGGTGACTTCATCTACAAGTACAGCCCGAAGGTATCCGCGAAGCCCACCGAGATCTATGTTTCCGACCGGCATTACCCCGAGGGCTACGTCGCCGAAGTCACGGGCGGCGCCATCACCTCGGAACCCGGCGCCCGGATGGTCACCGTCGAGGCAGATGGCACCGACCCGGTGATCGTCAAGATCAACAGGCCAGGCTCTGACGGTGCAAAACTGCCCACCAGTTCGATCGGCACGGGTTCCTTGGGTCCTATCAGCTCCTCGGGTAGCTCGGGAAGCGCTGAGGGCTTCTTGAGTCCATTGGGTACTTTGAGCTCCTCCGGTTCCGCGGGCTCGTAG
- a CDS encoding LysR family transcriptional regulator yields the protein MELRQAEYFLAVIEHGTITRAAAVLRVAQPSLSQSIRTLEKQLATQLFDRVGRRLTPSEAGLALVPQARRLLTEAATARAAVNDVLTMTRGTLTIAVHAELIVDPLAPLVGEFRRRYPGVLVELIDPNSNNAAIRMLQNGECDAAVTTIEDPGPALSSFNLGTQTLSLVAAPSFPLPEGDPLPLKYLADVPLILTPPTTSGRALIESVFAKAGTPVNAMVECAPREAIWTLTMAGAGASFFLPAMAAAAGPLGAQVRSTDPSISRPVLLLSRKGPNSTAFECFLTLVKESIVMRTR from the coding sequence GTGGAACTGCGCCAGGCCGAATATTTTCTTGCCGTCATCGAGCACGGCACGATAACTCGCGCAGCGGCAGTACTCCGGGTCGCCCAACCATCACTTTCACAATCCATCCGGACTTTGGAAAAACAGTTGGCGACGCAGTTGTTCGACCGCGTCGGACGCCGCCTGACGCCATCCGAGGCGGGTCTTGCACTGGTTCCCCAGGCACGTCGCCTGCTCACCGAAGCTGCAACCGCTCGCGCGGCCGTGAACGATGTCCTCACAATGACTCGGGGAACGCTGACAATCGCGGTTCACGCGGAGTTGATTGTCGATCCCCTGGCCCCGCTCGTCGGAGAATTCCGTCGAAGGTATCCCGGCGTGCTGGTCGAACTGATCGATCCGAACTCGAACAATGCTGCAATTCGTATGCTTCAAAATGGTGAGTGTGATGCGGCCGTGACGACAATCGAAGATCCCGGCCCGGCGCTATCCTCTTTCAACCTCGGCACGCAGACGCTGTCGTTGGTGGCGGCGCCGTCGTTCCCCCTACCCGAAGGCGATCCGCTGCCGCTGAAATATCTGGCAGATGTTCCGTTGATACTCACACCGCCGACAACCTCCGGCCGCGCTTTGATCGAGAGCGTATTCGCCAAAGCCGGTACACCTGTTAATGCAATGGTGGAATGCGCTCCACGAGAGGCAATCTGGACTCTCACGATGGCAGGTGCGGGCGCTTCGTTCTTCCTCCCCGCGATGGCCGCGGCAGCGGGGCCACTAGGCGCACAGGTCCGATCCACCGATCCATCCATCAGCCGACCAGTCCTACTACTCAGCCGAAAAGGCCCCAATTCAACCGCATTCGAGTGCTTTCTGACGCTAGTCAAGGAGTCAATAGTGATGCGCACTCGATGA
- a CDS encoding LysR family transcriptional regulator → MQVRQVGYFLAVVDHGNIRRASAALGLAQPSVSQAIAVLEQELGAQLFIRTGQGGVSLSSAGMAFLGPARRLVRISQSANKPDTAVSLDIATWGNLALDPTARVIARLRTENPALSVRIEYGDDEAAVCELVRGGHCEVGTVYLPADEGDLDVKPIGFVELQLISPPGTDLEPNPLPLKSISNYPMIRVAGGSQNVLLDRMFADAGVSVSYGVISTHRQALVNLVLTGAGSVIAGSTHARQAAARGAEIRSFDPPIVRPYGLVYRAESLSVAARDFIECASLLTP, encoded by the coding sequence GTGCAGGTTCGGCAGGTGGGTTATTTCCTGGCAGTGGTCGATCACGGCAATATTCGCCGGGCCTCGGCCGCACTGGGTCTTGCACAACCGTCGGTCTCGCAGGCGATCGCAGTTCTCGAGCAGGAATTGGGGGCGCAACTTTTCATCCGGACCGGGCAAGGCGGTGTGTCGCTGAGTTCGGCGGGAATGGCGTTCCTCGGACCTGCTCGACGGTTGGTGAGGATCTCCCAGTCCGCGAACAAGCCGGATACCGCCGTGAGTTTGGATATTGCGACGTGGGGAAACTTGGCGCTTGATCCCACGGCCCGTGTGATTGCCCGATTGCGAACCGAGAATCCGGCACTTTCAGTTCGTATCGAATACGGTGACGACGAGGCGGCGGTGTGCGAACTGGTCAGGGGTGGGCACTGCGAAGTCGGAACGGTTTATCTGCCGGCAGACGAAGGGGACTTGGATGTGAAACCGATCGGCTTTGTCGAATTGCAGTTGATCTCCCCGCCGGGAACGGATCTTGAACCGAATCCGCTTCCGCTGAAGTCGATTTCGAACTATCCGATGATACGAGTTGCTGGTGGTTCCCAGAATGTTCTGCTGGATCGAATGTTTGCCGACGCTGGTGTTTCGGTCAGTTATGGCGTAATCAGTACGCACAGACAGGCTTTGGTCAATTTGGTCCTCACAGGAGCCGGATCTGTGATTGCCGGCAGCACCCATGCGAGACAGGCGGCAGCCAGAGGTGCCGAAATTCGCAGCTTCGATCCGCCGATCGTTCGTCCCTACGGGTTGGTTTATCGAGCCGAATCGTTGTCGGTGGCAGCGCGTGACTTCATCGAGTGCGCATCACTATTGACTCCTTGA
- a CDS encoding SDR family NAD(P)-dependent oxidoreductase — protein sequence MGKLDGRVAVVTGAGMGIGRGVAGAFAREGASVLVAEIDEQAGLEAVQWLRDEWGAEAEFIRTDVTDKAQVVAMVNKAVERFGRLDILVNNAWRGSGFARFEKMTDEQLRGGFDMAVMAAFWAMQAALPELERHGTGRVINMCSLNGVNAHMYSVQYNAAKEALRTLTRTAAREWAHKQVTCNVICPGAQSAAYKRVAEANPENVAAMAAANPMGRIGDPLDDIGPVAAFLASDDSRYVTGNTLFVDGGGHINGVQWAPTVD from the coding sequence ATGGGCAAGCTCGACGGACGTGTAGCAGTGGTAACCGGTGCCGGAATGGGTATCGGACGCGGTGTGGCCGGCGCTTTCGCTCGAGAAGGTGCCTCGGTGCTCGTTGCCGAGATCGACGAGCAGGCGGGCCTCGAGGCAGTCCAGTGGCTGCGCGATGAATGGGGCGCGGAGGCGGAGTTCATCCGTACCGATGTGACCGACAAAGCGCAGGTTGTTGCCATGGTCAACAAGGCTGTCGAGCGATTCGGACGTCTCGACATTCTGGTCAACAATGCCTGGCGAGGTTCAGGTTTCGCACGATTCGAGAAGATGACCGACGAGCAGTTGCGCGGCGGTTTCGACATGGCCGTGATGGCCGCGTTCTGGGCCATGCAAGCCGCGTTGCCGGAACTCGAGCGTCACGGTACGGGGCGGGTGATCAACATGTGCAGTCTCAACGGTGTGAACGCGCACATGTACTCGGTGCAGTACAACGCGGCCAAGGAAGCGCTTCGAACGCTCACCCGTACCGCTGCGCGGGAGTGGGCGCACAAGCAGGTGACCTGCAACGTCATCTGTCCGGGTGCGCAGAGCGCGGCGTACAAGCGTGTCGCCGAAGCTAATCCGGAGAACGTCGCCGCGATGGCTGCTGCAAATCCCATGGGCCGTATCGGAGATCCGCTCGACGACATCGGGCCTGTGGCTGCCTTCTTGGCGAGTGACGACAGCCGCTACGTCACGGGTAACACTCTCTTCGTCGACGGTGGTGGGCACATCAACGGCGTGCAGTGGGCGCCGACGGTCGACTGA
- a CDS encoding PaaI family thioesterase, whose translation MDVGTHPTAATHPGGTVLTSAPQDVPVDRATLAARRVVDALLRTDRNNANLDRVAEELNSIADHLEEHAPEVAERLIDMWNGEGVTRHDPVTGPENAIAPPLVLEGLADGSVQGVVTLTLPYQGPPGHVHGGVSALILDHVLGVANAWGGTSGMTAQLSTRYHRPTPLFVPLTISGKFISKDGRKIKTVGEIKTADGEVCVSVEGLFIDKTVPRPR comes from the coding sequence ATGGACGTCGGAACGCACCCCACGGCCGCAACGCATCCAGGCGGCACGGTTCTGACCTCGGCGCCGCAGGACGTCCCCGTCGATCGGGCCACCTTGGCTGCTCGACGCGTCGTCGACGCCTTGCTGCGCACAGACCGCAACAATGCAAACCTCGACCGAGTTGCCGAGGAACTCAACAGCATTGCCGATCACCTCGAAGAGCACGCACCCGAGGTCGCCGAGCGGTTGATCGACATGTGGAACGGTGAAGGCGTCACTCGCCACGATCCCGTCACCGGACCGGAGAATGCCATCGCGCCGCCGCTGGTACTCGAGGGTCTCGCAGACGGTTCCGTTCAGGGCGTCGTCACCTTGACTCTGCCGTACCAGGGCCCTCCCGGCCACGTTCACGGCGGAGTGTCCGCGTTGATCCTCGACCATGTACTCGGCGTAGCCAATGCTTGGGGTGGAACTTCCGGAATGACAGCACAATTGAGCACGCGCTACCACCGCCCGACGCCGTTGTTCGTGCCGCTCACCATCTCCGGCAAGTTCATCTCGAAAGACGGCCGCAAGATCAAGACCGTCGGCGAGATTAAAACCGCTGACGGTGAAGTATGTGTCTCGGTTGAAGGATTGTTCATCGACAAGACGGTTCCGCGCCCCCGCTAG
- a CDS encoding MaoC/PaaZ C-terminal domain-containing protein encodes MAIDLAVALAAEPTVREASWTERDVMLYHLGLGAGVNALDPAELGWVYEKGLKVLPTFAMVAGQGVSAGVLPPASMNMPGIDIDLRKILHGGQSLTLHAPIPTSGTARISSRVADVWDKGKAAIIVLETSAESLDGNPLWTTGMQIWARGEGGFGGGAGPEVVAGVPDRAPDKVLTSATSASQALLYRLSADMNPLHADPAFAKMAGFDAPILHGLASYGVVCKAVVDGVLDGDPSRVKNFSVRFAGSLFPGESITTSVWQDGNTLTLMATCPERENSPVLTQATMEIN; translated from the coding sequence ATGGCTATCGATCTCGCGGTGGCATTGGCCGCCGAACCGACTGTGCGCGAAGCGTCGTGGACCGAGCGCGACGTCATGCTCTACCACCTTGGCCTCGGAGCCGGAGTGAACGCTCTGGATCCGGCCGAGCTGGGTTGGGTCTACGAAAAGGGCCTGAAGGTTCTTCCGACCTTCGCAATGGTTGCAGGTCAGGGTGTTTCGGCTGGCGTTCTGCCGCCGGCGTCCATGAACATGCCCGGAATCGACATCGACCTCCGCAAGATTCTGCACGGTGGACAGTCACTGACCCTGCATGCGCCTATCCCGACCTCCGGCACTGCACGTATCTCTTCGCGAGTTGCCGATGTGTGGGACAAGGGCAAAGCCGCCATCATCGTGCTCGAGACTTCAGCCGAAAGTCTTGACGGTAACCCGTTGTGGACCACCGGAATGCAGATCTGGGCTCGCGGAGAAGGCGGATTCGGCGGAGGCGCCGGGCCCGAAGTTGTTGCCGGTGTACCGGATCGGGCGCCCGACAAGGTGCTCACCTCTGCAACGAGTGCATCGCAGGCGTTGCTGTACCGCCTCAGCGCAGACATGAACCCGCTCCATGCCGATCCCGCCTTTGCCAAGATGGCCGGCTTCGACGCCCCCATCCTGCACGGCCTCGCGTCGTACGGCGTTGTCTGCAAGGCCGTCGTCGACGGTGTTCTCGACGGCGATCCTTCGCGGGTGAAGAATTTCTCGGTGCGTTTTGCCGGCTCGCTGTTCCCGGGCGAAAGCATCACCACGTCGGTGTGGCAGGACGGCAACACCCTGACATTGATGGCCACCTGCCCCGAGCGTGAGAACTCCCCGGTTCTCACTCAAGCCACGATGGAGATCAACTGA
- a CDS encoding lipid-transfer protein produces the protein MSNRTFVVGVGMTKFEKIETRDWEYPDMVTEAVSNALADAGVSYDQIQRAAVGYVFNASTAGQRALYETGLSGIPIFNVNNNCATGSTALMMAREWVQAGQADCALAVGFEKMTKTALTGNGEMPKITTLDSQLKIMVEDYGFARSPMTAQLFGNAATEHMAKYGTTVEQIAAVAVKNHKHSVNNPYAQFRDEYTLEQVLGDKMIHAPLTRSQCSPTSDGAGAAIVVSEKFVREHGLEDRAIEIVAQAMTTDTEAAFAEKSMIDVVGAPMTAAAAEQVFAEAGITIDDVDVIELHDCFAINEIITYEGLGMCAAGDGGKLVESGATTYGGQWVVNPSGGLISKGHPLGATGLAQCAELTWQLRGQADARQVEGARIGLQHNLGLGGACVVTVYRAGTLEN, from the coding sequence ATGAGCAATCGCACCTTTGTTGTCGGTGTCGGCATGACCAAGTTCGAGAAGATCGAGACCCGCGACTGGGAATACCCGGACATGGTGACCGAAGCTGTCTCGAACGCACTCGCCGATGCAGGCGTCAGCTACGACCAGATCCAGCGCGCCGCAGTCGGTTACGTGTTCAATGCGTCCACCGCCGGTCAGCGCGCCCTGTACGAGACTGGCCTTTCCGGTATCCCGATCTTCAACGTCAACAACAACTGCGCCACGGGTTCGACGGCGCTGATGATGGCGCGCGAGTGGGTTCAGGCGGGTCAGGCTGACTGCGCTCTGGCTGTGGGCTTCGAGAAGATGACCAAGACGGCTCTGACCGGCAACGGTGAGATGCCCAAGATCACCACCTTGGACTCGCAGCTCAAGATCATGGTCGAGGACTATGGTTTTGCTCGTTCGCCCATGACAGCTCAGCTGTTCGGCAACGCTGCCACCGAGCACATGGCGAAGTACGGCACCACTGTCGAGCAGATCGCTGCCGTTGCGGTCAAGAACCACAAGCATTCGGTCAACAACCCGTACGCACAGTTCCGTGACGAGTACACACTCGAACAGGTTCTCGGCGACAAGATGATTCACGCACCGCTGACGCGTTCGCAGTGCTCACCGACTTCGGACGGCGCCGGCGCCGCCATCGTCGTGAGCGAGAAGTTCGTCCGCGAGCACGGTCTCGAAGACCGTGCAATCGAAATCGTTGCCCAGGCGATGACCACCGACACCGAAGCAGCGTTTGCCGAGAAGTCGATGATCGACGTGGTCGGTGCACCGATGACAGCTGCAGCGGCAGAACAGGTCTTCGCAGAAGCCGGCATCACCATCGACGATGTCGATGTCATCGAACTGCATGACTGCTTCGCGATCAACGAGATCATCACCTACGAAGGCCTCGGTATGTGTGCGGCCGGCGACGGCGGAAAGCTCGTCGAATCCGGAGCGACCACCTACGGCGGACAGTGGGTCGTGAACCCGTCCGGCGGCCTGATCTCCAAGGGTCACCCGCTCGGTGCCACAGGTTTGGCGCAGTGCGCCGAGCTGACCTGGCAGCTCCGCGGCCAGGCCGACGCCCGTCAGGTCGAGGGCGCTCGAATCGGATTGCAGCACAACCTCGGACTGGGCGGCGCGTGCGTCGTCACTGTCTACCGCGCCGGAACTCTGGAGAACTGA
- a CDS encoding acyl-CoA dehydrogenase — MTIGLSEEDRDLRDSVRGWAARHATPTVIREAVEAKVETRPQFWDGLAEQGLLGLHIAEEFGGAGYGLVELAIVVEELGRSMVPGSFLPTVVVSAVLSDAGVTDRLSGLADGSTLGAVALQPGSLKITRDGGTATLSGTSSHILGGHVGDVFLLATDSGYVLINRDRLDVTDLASYDVVRRSSEVTVDGLVLTDSEILAVDTQRVLDIAATLFAAEASGLADWAVTTSTDYAKVRQQFGRVIGQFQGVKHKVARMLTLSEQARVCAWDAARALTPANGVGAEEASLAAAVAGATALEAGFSVTRDCIQVLGGIGFTWEHDAHLYMRRAQSLRILLGSTASWRRRVAELTIAGTRRVLSIELPPEAEAIRADVRAELAPALALEGAERKTYLAEKGYTAPHFTAPWGKSADAVSQLVIAEELREAQLEPHDMIIGNWVIPTLIEHGNEEQLAKFVPPSLRGDIVWCQLFSEPGAGSDLAALSTKATKVDGGWKLQGQKVWTSMAREAHWGICLARTDADVPKHKGLSYFLIDIKNSGLDIRPLREITGEALFNEVFFDDVFVPDECLVAGPGDGWKLARTTLANERVSLSNDSSLGSGGEALLSLVDGLPGGIDDEQLTVLGKVLCDAQSGGLLGLRTTLRSLSGAQPGAESSVSKLIGVEHIQQVWDLAMEWAGPSSLLGDQHRQSPTQMFLNVQCMSIAGGTTNVQLNIIGERILGLPRDPEPGK; from the coding sequence ATGACTATTGGATTGAGTGAAGAAGATCGCGACCTCCGCGATTCCGTTCGAGGCTGGGCTGCGCGCCACGCAACGCCGACCGTCATCCGCGAAGCTGTCGAGGCCAAGGTCGAGACCCGCCCGCAGTTCTGGGACGGTCTCGCCGAGCAGGGCCTCCTCGGTCTGCACATCGCCGAGGAATTCGGTGGAGCAGGCTACGGCTTGGTCGAGCTCGCGATCGTCGTCGAGGAACTGGGACGCTCCATGGTTCCCGGCTCGTTCCTGCCCACCGTTGTGGTCAGTGCGGTCCTCAGTGACGCCGGTGTCACCGATCGTCTGTCCGGTCTTGCCGACGGCAGCACTCTCGGAGCTGTTGCCTTGCAGCCCGGTTCGCTGAAGATCACCCGCGACGGTGGCACTGCCACTCTCAGTGGAACGTCCAGCCATATCCTCGGCGGCCACGTCGGCGACGTGTTCCTCCTCGCGACGGACAGCGGCTACGTTCTGATCAACCGTGACCGCCTCGATGTCACGGACCTGGCCAGCTACGACGTTGTGCGTCGTAGCTCCGAGGTCACTGTCGACGGACTGGTTCTCACGGACTCCGAGATCCTCGCAGTCGACACGCAGCGCGTACTCGACATTGCTGCAACACTTTTTGCTGCCGAGGCCTCCGGTCTGGCTGACTGGGCAGTGACCACCTCGACTGACTACGCCAAGGTGCGTCAGCAGTTCGGTCGCGTCATCGGGCAGTTCCAGGGCGTCAAGCACAAGGTTGCGCGGATGCTCACGCTCTCCGAGCAGGCCCGCGTCTGCGCGTGGGACGCTGCCCGTGCCCTGACACCCGCCAACGGTGTCGGCGCCGAAGAGGCTTCTCTCGCTGCCGCTGTCGCCGGAGCAACCGCCCTCGAAGCTGGTTTCTCGGTTACCCGCGATTGCATCCAGGTTCTCGGTGGCATCGGCTTCACGTGGGAGCACGACGCGCACCTGTACATGCGCCGCGCGCAGTCGCTGCGAATCCTGCTGGGCTCCACGGCTTCCTGGCGTCGCCGGGTTGCCGAGCTGACGATCGCCGGCACCCGTCGCGTACTCAGCATCGAACTCCCGCCCGAGGCTGAGGCAATTCGCGCCGACGTTCGCGCGGAACTCGCTCCCGCCCTCGCCCTCGAGGGCGCTGAGCGAAAGACGTACCTCGCGGAAAAGGGTTACACCGCACCGCACTTCACCGCTCCCTGGGGTAAGTCCGCAGATGCGGTCAGCCAGCTCGTGATCGCCGAAGAACTCCGTGAGGCACAGCTCGAGCCGCACGACATGATCATCGGAAACTGGGTCATCCCGACCCTCATCGAGCACGGCAACGAAGAGCAGCTCGCCAAGTTCGTTCCGCCGTCACTGCGCGGCGACATCGTCTGGTGCCAGCTGTTCTCCGAGCCGGGCGCCGGTTCCGACCTTGCCGCCCTGAGCACCAAGGCCACCAAGGTCGACGGTGGCTGGAAGCTGCAGGGCCAGAAGGTCTGGACGTCCATGGCACGCGAAGCGCACTGGGGCATCTGCCTCGCGCGCACCGACGCCGACGTGCCCAAGCACAAGGGCCTGTCCTACTTCCTCATCGACATCAAGAACAGTGGCCTCGACATCCGCCCGCTGCGCGAGATCACCGGTGAAGCACTGTTCAACGAGGTGTTCTTCGACGATGTCTTCGTTCCCGACGAGTGCTTGGTTGCAGGCCCGGGCGACGGCTGGAAGCTGGCCCGCACGACCCTCGCCAACGAGCGGGTTTCTCTGTCCAACGACTCGTCCTTGGGTTCGGGCGGCGAAGCTCTGCTGAGCTTGGTCGACGGACTGCCTGGCGGTATCGACGACGAGCAGCTCACGGTTCTCGGAAAGGTGCTGTGCGACGCACAATCCGGCGGATTGCTGGGTCTGCGCACCACACTGCGTTCGCTGTCGGGTGCTCAGCCGGGTGCCGAGTCTTCGGTCTCCAAGCTGATCGGCGTCGAGCACATCCAGCAGGTCTGGGATCTGGCAATGGAATGGGCCGGCCCCAGTTCGCTTCTGGGCGACCAGCATCGCCAGTCGCCCACGCAGATGTTCCTGAACGTGCAGTGCATGTCCATCGCCGGTGGTACAACCAACGTTCAGCTGAACATCATCGGCGAACGCATCCTGGGTCTGCCCCGCGACCCCGAACCGGGAAAGTGA
- a CDS encoding steroid 3-ketoacyl-CoA thiolase, whose translation MGHAVIVEAARTPIGRRRGALAGLHPATLLGAAQRGVLERAGVAPEDIGQIIGGCVTQAGEQSNNVTRQAWLHAGFPYSTAATSIDCACGSAQQAVHLISGLISSGQISAGIGCGVESMSRVFLGQANTPETGNPYPDDWTVDMGDQFTSAQRIADKRGITRADVDAFGLESQRRAAQAWAEGRFDREIVPVTAPVVDKQGVPTGEIATVTRDGGLRETTAEALAGLNPVIEGHIHTAGNSSQISDGAAAVLLMSEERAQQLGLKPRARIIASGMVGSDPFYHLDGPIESTQLVLDKAGMTLDNIDLVEINEAFASVVLSWAQVHGADMSKVNVNGGAIALGHPVGSTGARLITTALHELERSDKSTALITMCAGGALSTATIIERI comes from the coding sequence ATGGGCCATGCAGTCATCGTCGAAGCCGCGCGTACACCGATCGGTCGCCGCCGCGGCGCCCTGGCGGGACTGCACCCCGCCACGCTCCTGGGAGCAGCGCAGCGTGGCGTCCTCGAGCGGGCAGGCGTCGCCCCCGAAGACATCGGACAGATCATCGGTGGTTGCGTTACGCAGGCCGGCGAGCAGTCCAACAATGTCACCCGTCAGGCATGGCTGCATGCAGGTTTCCCGTACTCGACGGCAGCGACGTCCATCGACTGTGCTTGCGGATCTGCACAGCAGGCAGTGCATTTGATTTCCGGCCTGATCTCGTCGGGTCAGATCTCGGCAGGCATCGGCTGTGGTGTCGAGTCCATGAGCCGTGTATTCCTCGGCCAGGCAAATACTCCCGAAACCGGCAACCCGTACCCGGACGACTGGACCGTCGACATGGGTGACCAGTTCACCTCCGCACAGCGCATCGCCGACAAGCGTGGAATCACGCGTGCCGACGTCGACGCCTTCGGTCTCGAATCGCAGCGTCGTGCCGCTCAGGCTTGGGCGGAAGGTCGCTTCGACCGCGAAATCGTCCCCGTCACAGCTCCCGTCGTCGACAAGCAGGGCGTACCGACCGGCGAGATCGCCACGGTCACCCGTGACGGAGGCTTGCGTGAGACCACGGCTGAAGCCCTCGCCGGTCTCAATCCCGTCATCGAAGGCCACATCCACACCGCCGGCAACTCGTCGCAGATCAGCGACGGCGCTGCAGCCGTACTCCTGATGAGCGAAGAGCGCGCCCAGCAGTTGGGCCTCAAGCCCCGTGCGCGCATCATCGCGTCCGGCATGGTCGGCTCCGATCCCTTCTACCACCTCGACGGACCCATCGAGTCCACCCAGTTGGTGCTCGACAAGGCCGGAATGACGCTCGACAACATCGATCTGGTCGAGATCAACGAAGCCTTCGCCTCGGTCGTTCTCTCCTGGGCGCAGGTCCATGGCGCCGACATGTCCAAGGTCAACGTCAACGGCGGCGCAATCGCCCTCGGTCACCCCGTCGGCTCGACCGGTGCTCGTCTGATCACCACCGCCCTGCACGAGCTCGAGCGTTCCGACAAGTCCACTGCCCTGATCACGATGTGCGCCGGCGGAGCTCTTTCCACCGCCACCATCATCGAACGCATCTGA